Proteins from one Paenibacillus amylolyticus genomic window:
- a CDS encoding major capsid protein yields MATILELFNQREILNYLKNREYKPLLGETLFPEVKRESLEFDMIVGAGSTPVIASVHAFDTEAEIGTREAAKQALGLALIKRKLGLTEKEIIALESPRNAQELQYLMQAVYNDVDRLVHGVRARVEAMRMEATANGTVTLDENNLSATIDYGVPAEHKEILSGTSRWTDPDSDPIGDLERFADALDSAPTRGLTSKEVMGALLRHPKVIGALYGTSALRVPSRSDLNAFLTERSLPALATYNEKYRKQHADGTFTTHRYFPQNKIALFGDEPLGETIYGPTAEEVRLRRDPSIETQMVGNVLAMVYEENLDPVSTWKKAVATALPSFPEANNVFQGQVI; encoded by the coding sequence ATGGCAACTATTTTGGAACTATTTAATCAACGTGAGATTCTGAACTATTTGAAGAACAGAGAATATAAGCCTTTGCTTGGCGAAACCCTGTTCCCGGAGGTCAAGCGTGAATCTTTGGAGTTTGACATGATCGTGGGGGCTGGCAGCACTCCGGTTATTGCTTCAGTTCATGCGTTTGACACAGAGGCAGAGATCGGCACGCGTGAAGCGGCCAAACAGGCGCTGGGGCTTGCGTTGATCAAGCGTAAGCTGGGGCTGACGGAGAAAGAGATTATTGCTTTGGAAAGCCCGCGAAACGCTCAAGAGCTGCAGTATTTGATGCAAGCAGTGTACAACGACGTGGATCGTTTGGTCCATGGTGTTCGTGCGCGAGTTGAAGCTATGCGGATGGAAGCCACAGCAAATGGAACGGTTACGCTGGATGAGAATAACCTGAGCGCGACTATTGACTATGGTGTACCAGCAGAACACAAGGAGATCCTAAGCGGTACCAGCCGTTGGACTGATCCGGACAGTGACCCAATCGGAGACTTGGAACGTTTCGCTGATGCTTTGGATTCTGCGCCAACTCGCGGCCTGACTTCGAAAGAGGTTATGGGCGCACTGCTGCGTCACCCGAAAGTGATTGGTGCACTCTATGGTACAAGCGCACTGCGGGTTCCTTCTCGTTCGGATCTGAATGCATTCTTGACGGAGCGCAGTTTGCCCGCTTTGGCGACATACAACGAGAAATATCGTAAACAGCACGCGGATGGTACGTTCACGACACACCGTTATTTCCCGCAGAACAAGATTGCTTTGTTCGGTGATGAGCCATTGGGTGAAACCATCTACGGTCCGACAGCGGAAGAAGTACGCTTGCGCCGTGATCCAAGCATTGAGACACAGATGGTGGGTAACGTTCTGGCTATGGTCTATGAAGAGAACCTTGATCCAGTGAGCACGTGGAAAAAGGCTGTTGCAACCGCTCTGCCAAGTTTCCCAGAAGCGAATAACGTATTCCAAGGTCAAGTCATCTAA
- a CDS encoding phage head-tail connector protein codes for MTTFSRLDKIQALLGPASMEQGPLLSVLIEDAEADLLSWTNRQTIPPGLEPTVRQLVIMRYNKVGIEGQSSHSEGGVSRSFVDLPADLQRTISHHRLLKVVGRT; via the coding sequence ATGACCACATTTAGTCGTTTGGATAAGATTCAAGCCCTGCTTGGTCCAGCATCAATGGAGCAGGGCCCTTTGTTGTCTGTCTTGATCGAGGACGCGGAAGCGGATCTACTGAGCTGGACAAACAGGCAGACCATCCCGCCAGGGCTTGAACCTACCGTTCGGCAGCTGGTCATCATGCGGTACAACAAAGTAGGCATTGAGGGGCAGAGTAGCCACAGTGAGGGCGGCGTCAGTCGCTCCTTTGTGGATCTGCCTGCGGATCTCCAGCGGACCATTAGCCATCACCGGCTGCTGAAGGTGGTGGGCCGGACATGA
- a CDS encoding HK97-gp10 family putative phage morphogenesis protein — protein MAIDGMDRLMRKLARLGADKQALKKGIRKAAIKVQGDAKALAPSDTGQLRNSIKAQVTEERGKIIGEISTNLEYSAYVEFGTGQRGQASPAPPKYDGDLSYRQDWKGMPAQPYLYPAAAQNREVVKQIVAEELRNELRRLGGN, from the coding sequence ATGGCCATAGATGGAATGGACCGTCTCATGCGTAAGTTGGCCAGGTTGGGTGCAGATAAGCAAGCGCTGAAGAAGGGCATCCGCAAGGCGGCCATTAAAGTTCAGGGCGATGCCAAGGCACTGGCTCCTTCCGATACAGGTCAGTTGCGTAACAGCATCAAGGCTCAGGTCACAGAGGAGCGAGGGAAGATCATCGGGGAGATCTCCACGAATCTGGAGTATTCGGCTTATGTGGAGTTCGGTACCGGACAACGTGGTCAAGCTTCACCAGCCCCGCCAAAGTATGACGGGGATCTGAGCTATCGACAGGATTGGAAGGGGATGCCGGCTCAGCCTTACCTGTATCCAGCGGCCGCTCAGAACAGAGAGGTTGTTAAACAAATCGTGGCTGAGGAGCTGAGAAATGAGCTCAGAAGGCTGGGTGGGAACTGA
- a CDS encoding phage tail tube protein: MAGLLTKDTTLSYKATTGSSTYTEIGELMEVPELGGDPEQVEVTTLNDGTRRYIQGIKDLGDLTFAFLYDNSGPTANFRILKGIQESGETKEFRVEYPDGTTHDFSAQVSVKMDAAAVNAALTFTAAFYLQSEIEITDPA, from the coding sequence ATGGCTGGACTATTAACCAAAGATACGACGCTGTCTTACAAGGCAACAACTGGATCGAGCACATATACGGAGATTGGTGAGTTAATGGAGGTCCCTGAGCTTGGGGGCGATCCGGAACAGGTAGAGGTAACCACGTTGAATGATGGTACCCGTCGATATATTCAGGGGATCAAGGATCTCGGGGATCTGACCTTTGCTTTCTTGTATGACAACTCGGGACCAACAGCTAACTTCCGGATCCTGAAAGGGATTCAGGAGTCAGGAGAAACGAAAGAGTTCCGGGTGGAATATCCGGATGGAACCACGCATGATTTTAGCGCTCAGGTGAGTGTGAAAATGGATGCGGCTGCTGTCAACGCAGCGTTAACATTCACTGCTGCATTTTACCTGCAGTCTGAAATTGAGATCACAGACCCGGCTTAA